The following are encoded in a window of Thiohalophilus sp. genomic DNA:
- a CDS encoding phage portal protein family protein, protein MKHHQPKLQAVKNGTTVSKPPTRAYPTISKHVTPSDFRTAFRAAQSGNPGHLFQILEFFYKLDDEIPAAMQSLKSALLSEPFVITPQDENDNESLRQQEVFEHLFERLDIQGLADELLDGHFYGFSAVNIPPEAWEAQTVDGRTYQLPTTYEVIPREWIYAKKEEKSDDWNTIYIGDEPYYTYAPGSVMLFSQKKLPSYKDIDFTSFGTGVACIRLATFKYFDYEDWAAFNEVFATPLILGKVGPGGDRDTVQKAVNEMGNAARATVNDGDTIEFPQSNQPGSVDAFERFSENLSKGIAKIIKSESLTDNMGSSGSYAAMYTTNGIRVDVAKKLRRQLMQILRRRFILPIVEMNFGGKILVDIDLHIEGVEDQVQEVRVIDTLLKHMDGSAKHIRNKFNFPAPDSEDEEDTISRQNNAATFGF, encoded by the coding sequence ATGAAGCATCACCAACCAAAATTACAGGCTGTGAAGAACGGGACCACCGTTTCCAAACCGCCCACGCGAGCATACCCAACCATTTCAAAACATGTAACCCCTTCGGATTTCCGCACGGCTTTCCGCGCAGCGCAGAGTGGAAACCCCGGACATCTGTTTCAGATCCTTGAGTTTTTCTACAAGCTGGATGACGAGATCCCGGCGGCCATGCAATCCCTGAAGTCTGCTTTGCTGAGTGAGCCTTTCGTGATCACGCCCCAGGATGAAAACGACAATGAGTCGCTCCGCCAGCAGGAAGTCTTTGAGCATCTGTTTGAACGGCTCGATATTCAGGGCCTTGCCGATGAATTGCTGGACGGCCATTTCTATGGCTTCAGCGCGGTCAACATTCCTCCGGAGGCGTGGGAGGCTCAAACCGTGGACGGGCGAACCTACCAGCTGCCGACCACCTACGAGGTGATTCCCCGCGAATGGATCTATGCCAAAAAGGAAGAGAAGTCGGACGACTGGAATACCATCTACATCGGTGACGAACCGTACTACACCTACGCGCCCGGATCAGTGATGCTGTTCAGCCAGAAGAAACTCCCGAGCTACAAAGACATTGACTTTACGAGCTTCGGAACGGGCGTGGCCTGTATTCGCCTGGCAACCTTCAAGTACTTTGATTATGAGGATTGGGCGGCCTTCAACGAGGTGTTCGCTACGCCGCTGATCCTTGGGAAAGTAGGTCCCGGTGGAGATCGGGACACCGTGCAGAAAGCCGTTAACGAAATGGGCAACGCCGCACGCGCTACCGTGAACGACGGAGACACCATCGAGTTTCCGCAATCGAATCAGCCGGGCAGTGTGGATGCGTTTGAGCGGTTCAGTGAGAACCTGAGCAAGGGCATCGCCAAGATCATCAAGAGCGAAAGCCTGACCGATAACATGGGGAGCTCCGGAAGTTACGCGGCCATGTACACCACCAACGGCATCAGGGTTGATGTGGCGAAGAAGCTCAGACGTCAATTGATGCAGATCTTAAGGCGTCGGTTCATCCTTCCTATTGTGGAGATGAACTTCGGTGGGAAGATCCTTGTGGATATCGACCTGCATATTGAAGGAGTGGAAGACCAGGTACAGGAAGTGCGCGTGATCGATACGCTGCTGAAGCACATGGACGGAAGCGCCAAACACATCCGCAACAAATTCAACTTCCCCGCCCCGGATTCCGAAGATGAGGAAGACACCATCTCAAGGCAGAACAACGCGGCAACCTTCGGCTTTTAA
- a CDS encoding ATP-binding protein produces the protein MIEDHSWVSFAGSIGSGKTVTVFEALHELEKNEKVEFVEITSPNRRGIGDSELLCSIIMRLGEKYDGSKSIPRSNIARNHMVERILAKAKTKGMTIVLVIDEAQELKGDTFNIIKRFRDMKLLGTGNTLGVVMIGQPNLVGLIEQNKEVSLRVRTYDFDYTKAEKTDLALHFSQGLLNRRTGACGG, from the coding sequence ATGATCGAGGATCACAGCTGGGTGAGCTTTGCCGGCTCGATCGGCAGCGGTAAGACCGTTACGGTTTTTGAGGCGCTGCATGAACTGGAGAAGAACGAAAAGGTGGAATTTGTGGAGATCACCTCTCCCAACCGCCGCGGTATTGGAGATTCGGAGCTGCTTTGCTCTATCATTATGCGGCTGGGTGAGAAGTATGACGGATCGAAGTCTATTCCCCGAAGCAACATTGCCCGGAATCACATGGTGGAGCGTATTCTTGCCAAGGCTAAAACCAAAGGCATGACGATCGTTTTAGTGATTGACGAGGCGCAGGAGCTGAAGGGCGACACCTTCAACATCATTAAACGCTTTCGGGATATGAAGCTGCTTGGAACCGGAAACACCCTCGGCGTGGTGATGATCGGTCAGCCTAACCTGGTTGGATTGATCGAGCAGAATAAGGAGGTGAGCCTTCGCGTGCGCACGTACGATTTCGATTATACCAAGGCTGAGAAAACAGACCTGGCCCTTCACTTCTCTCAGGGATTGCTTAACCGAAGAACAGGCGCGTGTGGTGGCTGA
- the murD gene encoding UDP-N-acetylmuramoyl-L-alanine--D-glutamate ligase, protein MTMSRQAAEYLQDKKVLIVGLGQTGLSCARFLSAYEIDIAITDSRGEPPCLSALQKELPDMAVFVGGFDELAFRRADIILVSPGISLREPLIVEACARGAKIIGDIELFAWFVNVPVVAITGSNGKSTVTTLVGEMFHKAGIKAGVGGNIGKPALELLKEDNQICALELSSFQLETTESLDPVAAALLNISEDHLDRYDTLADYTAAKARIFYGSGVLVVNADDEKVMATARLFCAGRKQISFSLGMPEGDNYGICQQDAERWLCRGHQMLIAVDDLKITGEHNLANALAALALGEAAGLTSEVMTDALRNFAGLPHRCQWLGQHNGVTWINDSKATNVGAAIAAIEGIPGEKLVLIMGGQGKGQDFSVLRDVVARRTRGIVLIGEDAPSLRNALGDVIPVASAGTMQEAVNKAAQMARTNDAVLLSPACASFDMFNGFEHRGDTFIECVRSLCQ, encoded by the coding sequence ATGACAATGAGCAGACAGGCAGCAGAGTACTTGCAAGACAAGAAGGTCCTGATCGTCGGTCTGGGCCAGACGGGTCTCTCCTGTGCTCGCTTTTTGTCGGCCTATGAGATTGATATTGCGATCACAGACAGTCGGGGCGAGCCGCCCTGCCTGTCTGCATTGCAGAAAGAATTGCCCGATATGGCAGTGTTTGTCGGTGGTTTTGATGAGCTGGCGTTCCGTCGTGCGGATATCATCCTGGTCAGTCCGGGAATATCGTTACGCGAGCCATTGATTGTTGAGGCATGTGCCAGAGGCGCAAAAATTATTGGTGATATCGAGTTGTTTGCGTGGTTTGTCAATGTGCCGGTGGTGGCGATTACCGGCTCCAATGGAAAAAGTACGGTGACCACCCTGGTTGGCGAGATGTTTCACAAGGCCGGTATCAAGGCGGGTGTCGGCGGCAATATCGGGAAGCCGGCACTGGAACTGCTCAAAGAAGACAATCAGATCTGCGCGCTGGAACTGTCCAGTTTTCAGCTTGAGACCACCGAGTCACTGGATCCGGTCGCGGCAGCATTACTCAATATCAGCGAAGATCATCTGGATCGTTATGACACCCTGGCGGACTACACGGCGGCCAAGGCCAGAATTTTCTATGGCTCCGGTGTGCTGGTGGTCAATGCCGATGATGAAAAAGTGATGGCAACCGCTCGACTGTTTTGTGCCGGGCGTAAGCAGATCAGTTTCAGTCTGGGGATGCCTGAAGGCGATAACTACGGGATTTGTCAGCAGGATGCGGAACGCTGGTTATGCCGGGGTCACCAGATGCTGATTGCCGTCGATGATCTGAAAATCACCGGTGAACACAATCTGGCCAATGCCCTGGCGGCTCTGGCTCTCGGGGAGGCAGCCGGTCTGACGTCAGAGGTTATGACTGATGCGCTACGGAATTTTGCCGGACTGCCGCATCGGTGCCAGTGGCTGGGACAACACAACGGCGTGACCTGGATTAATGATTCGAAGGCGACCAATGTCGGTGCGGCGATTGCCGCCATTGAAGGGATCCCGGGTGAAAAACTGGTCCTGATTATGGGCGGCCAGGGTAAGGGACAGGATTTTAGTGTTTTGCGCGATGTTGTGGCGCGGCGAACCAGGGGCATTGTTCTGATTGGCGAGGATGCGCCATCCCTGCGAAACGCATTGGGTGATGTGATACCGGTTGCAAGTGCCGGCACCATGCAGGAAGCCGTTAATAAAGCGGCGCAAATGGCCCGAACGAATGACGCGGTATTGTTATCCCCGGCCTGCGCCAGCTTTGACATGTTTAACGGGTTTGAACATCGCGGCGATACGTTTATCGAGTGTGTCAGGAGCCTGTGTCAGTGA
- the ftsW gene encoding putative lipid II flippase FtsW: protein MFQKPDNRNEQVRLLDVVDKPLLLVVLSLLCLGLVMVGSASTSIAEKMVNDPFYFFWRQLGYMIIGLIAAGAIIRVPMEIWEKSGMPLILLSILLLMLVFVPGLGREVNGSQRWIMLGPLSLQVSEFVKLFSVIYLAGYLVRHHGEVRSRVVGFLRPLILLTLLGLLLLLEPDYGAVVVLFLTAFGMMWLGGVRFTQFILLLMSLTSALALLALTSPYRLQRLTTFLNPWADPYDSGFQLTQALIAFGRGEWFGVGLGSSIQKLFYLPEAHTDFLFAVMAEELGLFAVILVVVAYLFVIYKALSIGRRAEKREQPFAGYVAYGLGIWIGVQAFINIGVNMGVLPTKGLTLPLMSYGGSSLLVMCIAVALLLRIDYETRKYDRRNQMPQGRRS, encoded by the coding sequence TTGTTTCAAAAGCCGGATAACCGGAATGAGCAAGTGCGTCTGCTGGATGTGGTTGACAAGCCATTGTTACTTGTCGTTCTGTCCCTGTTATGTCTTGGGCTGGTGATGGTCGGTTCGGCATCAACTTCAATCGCTGAAAAAATGGTCAATGATCCCTTCTATTTTTTCTGGCGTCAGTTGGGCTACATGATAATCGGGCTGATTGCCGCCGGTGCCATAATACGCGTGCCGATGGAAATATGGGAAAAGAGTGGAATGCCGCTTATATTGCTAAGCATTCTGTTACTGATGCTGGTTTTCGTTCCCGGACTGGGACGTGAGGTCAATGGCAGTCAACGCTGGATTATGCTGGGTCCACTCTCCTTGCAGGTCTCTGAATTCGTCAAGCTATTTTCGGTAATTTATCTGGCCGGTTATCTGGTCCGTCATCACGGGGAAGTACGTTCGCGGGTTGTCGGATTTCTACGGCCGCTTATCCTGCTGACCCTGCTGGGTCTGTTGTTGTTGCTGGAACCCGATTATGGCGCAGTCGTGGTCCTGTTTCTGACGGCTTTTGGCATGATGTGGCTTGGCGGCGTGCGCTTTACCCAGTTCATATTATTGCTGATGTCTTTGACCAGTGCGCTGGCCTTGTTGGCTCTGACTTCACCCTATCGGTTACAGCGTTTGACAACATTTCTGAATCCCTGGGCTGACCCTTATGATAGCGGCTTTCAGCTGACCCAGGCCCTGATTGCCTTTGGTCGTGGTGAATGGTTCGGCGTGGGGCTCGGATCGAGCATCCAGAAACTGTTTTATCTGCCCGAAGCACATACTGATTTCTTATTCGCTGTCATGGCCGAAGAGTTGGGACTGTTTGCGGTAATACTGGTGGTAGTGGCGTATTTGTTTGTGATTTACAAGGCGCTGAGTATCGGTCGCCGTGCCGAGAAACGTGAGCAGCCATTCGCCGGTTATGTGGCCTATGGCCTGGGAATCTGGATCGGTGTGCAGGCGTTTATCAATATCGGTGTCAATATGGGTGTATTGCCCACCAAAGGTCTCACACTACCCTTGATGAGTTATGGCGGCAGCAGTTTGCTGGTCATGTGTATTGCCGTGGCTTTGCTGCTTCGCATCGATTATGAAACCCGAAAATATGATCGTCGTAATCAAATGCCGCAAGGGAGGCGTTCATGA